Genomic segment of Nostoc sp. TCL240-02:
TAAGCACACACATGGCAGTAGCAGAAAAGGGTAAAAGCGTTGGAAGGGTTGAAAGCCTTGCAAGGGGCAAAAGAAATGAAAGGGACGAAAGAGATGAAAGGGGCCAAAGGGGCAGAAGGCTCAAACATATCTTCATCATAGATATGGAGAACCACAACTTTACGCAACCAAGCAGCGACACAAAGGCACCAAACCAGATATTCGGCAATCCCGCAGCTCCATATCAGAACAGCCTCATCACCCCCGGAAATCCGAATGCCGTTCATGTCTCCTACGCTGGTGCTTACCATAACGTCCTGGCTACACCGTCCGGTAATAACCCGAGCATCCACCCGTCTGAACCAAATTATATTTGGCAGGAAGCTGGCGATAACTTCGGCGTGTTGAACGATAACGATCCTTTCAAAAATCCTGGTGGCACTAACCAGAATACTACACTCCATCTCAGTGCTTTACTTGATAAAGCTGGCATTCCTTGGAAATCCTATCAGGAAGACATTGACCTGGCAAAAAATGCCAATGGTCAGCTTACCAGCACGGTTTTACCTAAAAACCAGTGGACTGTACCTCTGACCAGCTTCAGTGGTACATCACCTGATTACACTAACCCCTACAACGGTAGCCATCAATATAATTTCGCTGCCAAACACGACGGTCATTTGTTTTTCACTGACAGCAACGGCGGTAACGACCCAACACCAGCAAACCCTCTAGCATCTAAATATGCACCATTGCAACAATTAGAGGAAGACCTTGCTCATAATCAATTAGAGGAAGACCTTGCTCATAATAAGGTTGCCAGTTACACCCTGATTACACCAGACCAATTCAACGATTCACACACTGCGTTGAGTAATGGCTTTGACTATCATGGGGTGCATTACACAGGCGATCAGTCCGCAATTGCACAGGGTGACAACTTTCTTTCCCAAATCATTCCGAAGATCATGTCCTCGGCTGCTTATAAAGACGGTGGCGCAATTGTGATCTGGTGGGATGAAACTGAAGGTACTAACCAGAATGACTTTAGCCACACCATAGAGGAAATCGTGATCTCACCTCTGGCCAAGGGTAACGCCTATGAAAGCTTCGTAAATTATACCCACTCGTCCGACCTGAAGAGCTGGGAGGAACTCTTCGATGTATACGCACCAGGCGGCGGGTTTTTGGGTGATGCAAACTCACCAAACACCAACGACCTCTCGGATCTGTTTAAGGAAGGGGCACTCACTCCGAAGGGGCAGAGGCAATGGACAACTAAAGACGAGTAATTCGCGCTGTAGAGGAGCATTTCAAGCCAAAGACAATTGAACCCAAAAAGCATCAGCATTCGTATCAAAATGAAACTCTTGAATGATTGTCTTTCTTTGTAACCAAATATCTTCTTTTGTTGTAAGCCGCCCTATTCACCACTGCTGGGCAGCTTGTTTAACTATTTCCAAAAACCTCTGCACAATTGGAGATGTCTCGTTTTTTCGCCAAATCATCGCAATGCTAACTTTTGGGATAGCTTCTTCTAAAGTTTTATAAACTACTCCAATCCGTTGCAAATTTTGCAAAGATGCTGGGACGATCGCAACACCCATCTCGGCTGCTACTAGGCTGACAATCGTTTGCATCTGGATAGCTTCTTGAGCAACCTTGGGACTAAAGCCTGCTTGCTGGCAAACACTAATGATTAAATCATAAAGTCCCGGCGCTAATATCCTAGGAAATAAAATAAACGGTTCATTGGCAAGGGATGCCAAACACACATCAGATTGACTCGCTAGCAAATGTGCTTCAGGTAGTGCCACCATCAGAGACTCTTGAAAAATTGTTTCGCAACTAAATCTATTTTCTTCAACAGGTGGACGCAGCAATCCTACATCCATTCGACCTTCTCGTAACCACTCTAACTGTTGATCTGTAGTCAGTTCATGCAACTCGATGCTCACACCAGGAACGTAACTACGAAAAGTTCGCAAAATAGTAGGCAAAATATTATACGCCGCAGAACTGACAAAGCCGACCACCAACTGTCCAATTTCGCCCCGACTAGTTTGCTGCCCAACTTGGATTGCCTGTTGTAATTGCCTCATAATTTGCTGAACTTCACCCAGAAATACCTGCCCCGCTTCTGTTAACTGCACATTTCGTTTCGTGCGGTGAAACAGTTCAAAACCCAATTCTTTCTCTAGCTGTCGAATTTGTTGACTTAGGGGAGGTTGGGCAATGTGCAATCGTTCCGCCGCCCGTCCAAAGTGCAGTTCCTCTGCCAAGGTGACAAAGTAGCGCAAGTGTCGTAGTTCCATTTGTTACCTCAAGTCATATCTTTAAAATATTAGTTAAGGTGAAAATATATATTGGACATAATTAAAAATCTTTTTTATTGTGATGATCAAGCAGTCATCAATCGGCAAATCAACACACTGTAATTTCACTACTTATGAATAATCTTTCAATAGCTAAAAATTATTGGGACGCTACTCTTTACGAAGATAAACACGCTTTTGTCTGGCAGTATGGCGAGGACTTACTAAAATTCCTCAACCTTCAGCCGGGAGAATCCATTTTGGATCTTGGGTGTGGTACGGGACAACTCACAGAAAAAATTGCCCAAGCTGGTGCTGAAGTCATAGGAGTTGATTTTGCACCCGCGATGATCGAAAAGGCCAGAGCAAACTATCCCCATATCCGCTTTGATGTTGCGGATGCTAGTAACTTTCAAGTAGATAAACCATTGGATGCTGTGTTTTCCAACGCTGTATTGCATTGGGTGAAAGAAGCACAGAGCGCGA
This window contains:
- a CDS encoding alkaline phosphatase family protein: MAVAEKGKSVGRVESLARGKRNERDERDERGQRGRRLKHIFIIDMENHNFTQPSSDTKAPNQIFGNPAAPYQNSLITPGNPNAVHVSYAGAYHNVLATPSGNNPSIHPSEPNYIWQEAGDNFGVLNDNDPFKNPGGTNQNTTLHLSALLDKAGIPWKSYQEDIDLAKNANGQLTSTVLPKNQWTVPLTSFSGTSPDYTNPYNGSHQYNFAAKHDGHLFFTDSNGGNDPTPANPLASKYAPLQQLEEDLAHNQLEEDLAHNKVASYTLITPDQFNDSHTALSNGFDYHGVHYTGDQSAIAQGDNFLSQIIPKIMSSAAYKDGGAIVIWWDETEGTNQNDFSHTIEEIVISPLAKGNAYESFVNYTHSSDLKSWEELFDVYAPGGGFLGDANSPNTNDLSDLFKEGALTPKGQRQWTTKDE
- a CDS encoding LysR family transcriptional regulator, giving the protein MELRHLRYFVTLAEELHFGRAAERLHIAQPPLSQQIRQLEKELGFELFHRTKRNVQLTEAGQVFLGEVQQIMRQLQQAIQVGQQTSRGEIGQLVVGFVSSAAYNILPTILRTFRSYVPGVSIELHELTTDQQLEWLREGRMDVGLLRPPVEENRFSCETIFQESLMVALPEAHLLASQSDVCLASLANEPFILFPRILAPGLYDLIISVCQQAGFSPKVAQEAIQMQTIVSLVAAEMGVAIVPASLQNLQRIGVVYKTLEEAIPKVSIAMIWRKNETSPIVQRFLEIVKQAAQQW